A single window of Gopherus flavomarginatus isolate rGopFla2 chromosome 15, rGopFla2.mat.asm, whole genome shotgun sequence DNA harbors:
- the RNF34 gene encoding E3 ubiquitin-protein ligase RNF34 isoform X2, whose amino-acid sequence MKAGATSMWASCCGLLNEVMGTGAVRGQQPGFGGGTGPFRFAPNTDFSAYPSSGANIVCKACGLSFSVFRKKHVCCDCKKDFCSVCSILQENLRRCSTCHLLQETAFQRPQLMQLKIKDLRQYLILRNIPTDTCREKEDLVDLVLCHHGLGSEDTDTSSLHSSRSQTSSFFTHPFSLSVSVSSSQGGLTNRRGSTENGTPVQTPSMSRKRARASLSDISSLEDIEGLSVRQLKEILARNFVNYSGCCEKWELVEKVTRLYRESEENHTTQGEKMQLNESDDNLCRICMDAVIDCVLLECGHMVTCTKCGKRMNSSAAIQSQGSIEMVRVGNGRQTTSVPSLLYAT is encoded by the exons ATGAAG GCGGGAGCCACGTCCATGTGGGCTTCCTGCTGTGGGTTGCTGAATGAAGTCATGGGTACTGGAGCTGTCCGTGGCCAACAGCCAGGATTTGGGGGAGGAACTGGCCCATTCAGATTTGCACCAAATACAGACTTCTCAGCATATCCATCTTCAGGAGCCAATATAGTCTGCAAAGCCTGTGggctttcattttcagtttttaggaAAAAG CATGTGTGTTGTGACTGCAAGAAGGATTTTTGCTCAGTTTGTTCAATCTTACAAGAAAATCTCAGAAGATGTTCTACTTGTCACTTATTACAAGAGACAGCATTTCAGCGGCCTCAGTTAATGCAATTGAAAATCAAGGATCTGCGTCAGTATCTGATCCTTAGAAACATACCAACAGATACTTGTCGAGAAAAAGAAGACTTGGTGGATCTTGTACTCTGCCATCATGGATTAGGTTCTGAGGATACAGACACTAGTAGCTTGCATTCTTCAAGGTCACAGACTTCTAGTTTTTTTACAcatccattttctctctctgtatcAGTGTCCTCCTCTCAAGGAGGACTTACAAATAGAAGAGGAAGCACAGAAAATGGAACACCTGTACAG ACCCCTAGCATGTCCAGAAAGCGAGCAAGAGCATCATTGTCTGATATTTCAAGTCTGGAAGATATTGAAGGATTGAGTGTTCGACAGCTGAAGGAAATACTTGCTCGAAATTTTGTCAACTATTCAGGATGCTGTGAAAAATGGGAACTTGTGGAGAAAGTGACCAGGCTGTACAGAGAGAGTGAGGAAAATCACACGACAC AGGGAGAGAAGATGCAACTGAATGAGAGTGATGATAATCTATGTAGGATCTGCATGGATGCAGTAATTGACTGTGTTCTTCTGGAATGTGGTCACATGGTCACTTGCACAAAGTGCGGCAAAAGAATGA aCTCAAGTGCTGCAATTCAATCACAGGGCTCCATAGAGATGGTAAGAGTTGGAAATGGAAGACAGACAACCTCTGTGCCTAGCTTGCTGTATGCTACTTAA
- the RNF34 gene encoding E3 ubiquitin-protein ligase RNF34 isoform X3, translated as MKHVCCDCKKDFCSVCSILQENLRRCSTCHLLQETAFQRPQLMQLKIKDLRQYLILRNIPTDTCREKEDLVDLVLCHHGLGSEDTDTSSLHSSRSQTSSFFTHPFSLSVSVSSSQGGLTNRRGSTENGTPVQGQSGMPSSNNEEEEENTEEQTPSMSRKRARASLSDISSLEDIEGLSVRQLKEILARNFVNYSGCCEKWELVEKVTRLYRESEENHTTQGEKMQLNESDDNLCRICMDAVIDCVLLECGHMVTCTKCGKRMNSSAAIQSQGSIEMVRVGNGRQTTSVPSLLYAT; from the exons ATGAAG CATGTGTGTTGTGACTGCAAGAAGGATTTTTGCTCAGTTTGTTCAATCTTACAAGAAAATCTCAGAAGATGTTCTACTTGTCACTTATTACAAGAGACAGCATTTCAGCGGCCTCAGTTAATGCAATTGAAAATCAAGGATCTGCGTCAGTATCTGATCCTTAGAAACATACCAACAGATACTTGTCGAGAAAAAGAAGACTTGGTGGATCTTGTACTCTGCCATCATGGATTAGGTTCTGAGGATACAGACACTAGTAGCTTGCATTCTTCAAGGTCACAGACTTCTAGTTTTTTTACAcatccattttctctctctgtatcAGTGTCCTCCTCTCAAGGAGGACTTACAAATAGAAGAGGAAGCACAGAAAATGGAACACCTGTACAG GGACAAAGTGGAATGCCTTCTTCAAAcaatgaagaagaagaagaaaacacaGAAGAGCAG ACCCCTAGCATGTCCAGAAAGCGAGCAAGAGCATCATTGTCTGATATTTCAAGTCTGGAAGATATTGAAGGATTGAGTGTTCGACAGCTGAAGGAAATACTTGCTCGAAATTTTGTCAACTATTCAGGATGCTGTGAAAAATGGGAACTTGTGGAGAAAGTGACCAGGCTGTACAGAGAGAGTGAGGAAAATCACACGACAC AGGGAGAGAAGATGCAACTGAATGAGAGTGATGATAATCTATGTAGGATCTGCATGGATGCAGTAATTGACTGTGTTCTTCTGGAATGTGGTCACATGGTCACTTGCACAAAGTGCGGCAAAAGAATGA aCTCAAGTGCTGCAATTCAATCACAGGGCTCCATAGAGATGGTAAGAGTTGGAAATGGAAGACAGACAACCTCTGTGCCTAGCTTGCTGTATGCTACTTAA
- the RNF34 gene encoding E3 ubiquitin-protein ligase RNF34 isoform X1, whose product MKAGATSMWASCCGLLNEVMGTGAVRGQQPGFGGGTGPFRFAPNTDFSAYPSSGANIVCKACGLSFSVFRKKHVCCDCKKDFCSVCSILQENLRRCSTCHLLQETAFQRPQLMQLKIKDLRQYLILRNIPTDTCREKEDLVDLVLCHHGLGSEDTDTSSLHSSRSQTSSFFTHPFSLSVSVSSSQGGLTNRRGSTENGTPVQGQSGMPSSNNEEEEENTEEQTPSMSRKRARASLSDISSLEDIEGLSVRQLKEILARNFVNYSGCCEKWELVEKVTRLYRESEENHTTQGEKMQLNESDDNLCRICMDAVIDCVLLECGHMVTCTKCGKRMNSSAAIQSQGSIEMVRVGNGRQTTSVPSLLYAT is encoded by the exons ATGAAG GCGGGAGCCACGTCCATGTGGGCTTCCTGCTGTGGGTTGCTGAATGAAGTCATGGGTACTGGAGCTGTCCGTGGCCAACAGCCAGGATTTGGGGGAGGAACTGGCCCATTCAGATTTGCACCAAATACAGACTTCTCAGCATATCCATCTTCAGGAGCCAATATAGTCTGCAAAGCCTGTGggctttcattttcagtttttaggaAAAAG CATGTGTGTTGTGACTGCAAGAAGGATTTTTGCTCAGTTTGTTCAATCTTACAAGAAAATCTCAGAAGATGTTCTACTTGTCACTTATTACAAGAGACAGCATTTCAGCGGCCTCAGTTAATGCAATTGAAAATCAAGGATCTGCGTCAGTATCTGATCCTTAGAAACATACCAACAGATACTTGTCGAGAAAAAGAAGACTTGGTGGATCTTGTACTCTGCCATCATGGATTAGGTTCTGAGGATACAGACACTAGTAGCTTGCATTCTTCAAGGTCACAGACTTCTAGTTTTTTTACAcatccattttctctctctgtatcAGTGTCCTCCTCTCAAGGAGGACTTACAAATAGAAGAGGAAGCACAGAAAATGGAACACCTGTACAG GGACAAAGTGGAATGCCTTCTTCAAAcaatgaagaagaagaagaaaacacaGAAGAGCAG ACCCCTAGCATGTCCAGAAAGCGAGCAAGAGCATCATTGTCTGATATTTCAAGTCTGGAAGATATTGAAGGATTGAGTGTTCGACAGCTGAAGGAAATACTTGCTCGAAATTTTGTCAACTATTCAGGATGCTGTGAAAAATGGGAACTTGTGGAGAAAGTGACCAGGCTGTACAGAGAGAGTGAGGAAAATCACACGACAC AGGGAGAGAAGATGCAACTGAATGAGAGTGATGATAATCTATGTAGGATCTGCATGGATGCAGTAATTGACTGTGTTCTTCTGGAATGTGGTCACATGGTCACTTGCACAAAGTGCGGCAAAAGAATGA aCTCAAGTGCTGCAATTCAATCACAGGGCTCCATAGAGATGGTAAGAGTTGGAAATGGAAGACAGACAACCTCTGTGCCTAGCTTGCTGTATGCTACTTAA